TGAGTGAAAATGAGTCGCTCGGCGGAATAGCGGTGACACCTTTACCTCTGCCTAATGGTGGGAGTATTCAACTGCTCGACGAACAGCACACTAACACGTTGTTTGGGTTAGGTATTGCTTGGGAAGCGGATCTATTCGGTCGTATGGATGCCCTCAGCGCTGCCGCTGAGGTGCGCGCAGAGCAAGCGGCTTTATTAAAAGAAGGTCTGCTTATAGCGATGACAGGGGATGTCATCGACAATTATCTGCAGATGCGCGGTGCGCAGCAGCGTCAAGTGATCGTTGCCGAGTCGATTGAAGACCAACAGAGAGCGATACGCTTGATCGAGAGCCTCGTTGACCACGGCATAGCCGCTGAACTGGATCTCGTTAGAGCTAAGGCGATGTTAGCGAGTACACAAGCTATCTTGCCGCTGTTGGAAAGTGCGGAAGTGATTCATCAGCAGCGACTTGCAATACTAACCAGTGATAACAGTGACGAGTTTTTAATGTCGCTCGCTGAAGTAAAGGCAGTTCCTGCCTTTAAAGGTGGTATACCTGTCGGCCTGCCTTCTGAACTATTACAACGACGCCCTGATATCCGAGTCGCTGAACTAGAAATGCTGGCAGCCAATCATGAATTGGGGGCAGCCATTGCCGCCGGTTACCCCCGTTTCTATTTAAGTGGAACCCCTGGGTTGGCAGCCTCTGATTTTTCTGACTTGTTTAAATCAAGCTCTATGGCATGGCTAGGCTCTGCAACGGTAAGCTGGAACATCTTTGATGGCGGGCGAAGTGAGGCATTAAAAGCGGTATCGGAAGCCAATGTGAACGCCGCTGTATTGAGTTACGAGCAGGCAGTGAATATCGCATTCTCGGAGGTGAGAACCTTACTGAATGCCTATGGCAACACGACAGTACGGTATGACCAGGTGCTGGATGCTCAACAATTTGGTAATGAAGCATTGCGCCGTGCCAATGCGTTATACGAAGCGGGGTTGATTGATCAGTTGACCTTGATTGATGCTCAGCGACAGCAACTGTCATTAGATGATCAGACCCTCAACGCCGAATTGCAACTCGCGCAATTAGCGGTGGGGTTGTACAAATCTCTTGGCGGTGACTGGCAAGTTAGTAGTCAATAAGTTTAGCCCCTCAGCGATCGTTGAGGGGTGTAAGGAATCACTGTGACAATATCAGATACCATTATTCAACTTGATGCTTTTTCTACTTTCAATCTCGGCATCATTGTTTTATTTGCTGGACGGAGAATGACCTTGGGGTCTCGGTTTTTGCGCCAGTACAGCATTCCTGAGCCGGTGAGCGGCGGCTTGTTAGTTTCAATCGCGGTTGCGTTTTCATATTTACTCACAGGCTATGAAATCACCTTTGATCTCGCGGTTAGGGATGTCCTATTAGTCTATTTCTTTACGACTATCGGTATTAATGCCAGTTTGAAAGACCTACTGAAAGGGGGGATGCCACTCACTATATTACTGGGGCTCACCATAGGTTACATGGTATTGCAAAACATCATTGGTATTAGCATTGCTCAGTTATTTACGTTGCCAAAACCTGTTGGTCTACTAGGAGGGAGTGTTTCCCTTATTGGCGGGCACGGAACAGCGATTGCATGGGCGCCACGCATAGAGTCAGATTTTGGCATCTCGAATGCGATGGAAATTGGTGTGGCTTGTGCAACATTTGGATTAATTCTGGCGAGTTTAATGGGAGGGCCAATTGCGAGTTTCTTGATTAAAAAGCATCAACTGACTTTACCTACAAATCAAGAAGTCGCCATTGATGTAGAGCGCAATACACAATCATCGATCGATGCGTTTCAATTTCTTGACGCTATGTTGGCTATCCACATTGTGATTGTTTTGGGTTACGTCTTCAATGAAGCCTTGTTAGCCATTGATTTTCAATTACCGCTGTTTGTAACCTGCCTGTTCGCAGGTATTGTGATGACAAATTTGGTTCCTAAAAACCTGCCCACTTTGACAGGAACCGCTTGGCCAGCTCGTAAGCCCGCTGTAGCGCTCATTGCAGATATTTCACTCGGTGCTTTTTTGGCGATGTCGTTGATGAGTATGCAGCTGTGGACATTGGTTGAGCTCGCGTGGCCATTACTAACAATTTTATTTACACAATTCATTGTCGCCATTTTGGTGAACATTTATGTTGTGTTTCCTTTAATGGGTAAAAACTATGATGCAGCCGTCGTATGTGCGGGCTTTGGTGGTATATCGCTAGGCTCAACACCCACGGCAATGGCAAACATGTCAGCGGTAACACAGCGATATGGACATTCTCATCTCGCCTTTGTGATTGTGCCTTTGGTTTGCGCTTTCTTTATCGATTTGGCGAATGCCATGGTCATTCCTTGGTTACTAGGTTAAAGGGGTGAACTTATGTTGAAGGTATCGTCTGTTTTTCCTGTGCTATCAGGTCGAAATCTGCGCTGTTGGCCCTGTGTTTATAGTGTGTTAATGAGCGTTCTACTATCAGGATGCACTGTAACGTCTCCTCGTAACCCGCATGAGAATAGCGAGGCTTATGCGCCGCTAGCGGTGGAGGGGCTGCGTTATTGGGACAATGGAAATTTAAGGGATGCTGATCGACAACGTGTTAAAGCGATAGAGGCAAGCCTGATCGATCGTGGTCTAACGAAAGGGATCAATAAAATGACACATCTTGCTCTTTCGGGTGGAGGAGTCAATGGGGCATTCTCTGCGGGGATTCTCAATGGTTGGACGGAGCGCGGTGATCGCCCTGAATTTGATGTCGTCACTGGGATTTCAACCGGCGCAATTGTGTCGGTCTTTGCCTATCTTGGCAGTGAATACGATGAACAATTAAAGAATTACTACACAAGCACACCACTCGAAGAGATGTTCAAAGCAAATGGTGTTTTTCGTCTTTTTTCTCATCGTGCTTTGCTCAATACAGGTGGGTTTGAAAGTCAAGTTCGTGATGCCATTACGAAAGACTTAATGACGAAATTGGCGGTTGAACGCGATAGCGGACGCTTGTTGTTGATTGGCACAACGAATTTGGACAATGAAACACTCGCGATTTGGGATGTGGGCAAGATAGCTCAAGTTGGTACGCCAGAAGCTCAAGCCTTGATTCAAGATTTAATTATTGCGAGTAGCTCAATTCCAGGTGCTTTTCCGGCAAAGAAGATATCTGTCAGTGATGGTGAAAGGGTGTATGATGAGTTGCATGTGGACGGCGGGTTAGCACGTCAAGTGGTATTTGCACCACAATGGTATCGATCCGAACATTCGTCATATGCAGTAGACAGTCAAGTTTATATTGTTCGAAATGGTTATCTACTTCCTCGATATCGGGTGATAGAAGATAGGCTTACGACGATTACAGAACGGTCTATGGCTACCATTATCCGAAACCAAGGTGTTGGAGATGTGGAGCATATTTATCATTTTGCAGTTCATCATGATTTCGATTTTAACCTTGCACATATCGGCCTGGATTTTGATACAGAAGAAGACAATATCTATACCCAGTCTTATATGTGGCAACTTTATGAATATGGTTATGACAAGGTACTGAACAACACATTGTGGGAAGAAGTACCGCCTAGTTTGATCAATCGACTTTAAGTTTGGTTAATTAAATAAACATAGGGAATGAGCATTTCGACTATATGAAAACGGCTCTTGAGGTGAGTTGAGTATAGGGTAAGAAGGACAGAACTCGAAATAGACTTTCAGCGAGGTCGAGACCATTAATTTAGTCAACAGATATCAGTGATTTTGTAAATGTGACAACAGATGACCATTTCTTAGCGGTCTGGACTAGCAAGGATGTGTTGTTTTTTATTTTGAGAATAATGAAAAAAACCTCTGGCTTCATCCTGAAGCCAGAGTCTCACTTGTCGGCAGCCGCGTTGTTGACGTAGGGAGATAGCGGCGGTGAGAATAAAATAGCAACTCCATTGCATCAGTGAGAAATATTTATGCAGTTAAGATTAGAAATGATAATTAATGCTCGCCATGATTTGATGGGTATCATCAATTTTGTACCCGCCTCTACTGTAGTCTTGGTCAAAGTACTGGTAGCCAATTTCTGTTGAAATATTATCATTGATACGAATACCCGCACCCACTTGTGCACCCCATAAGAAATCTGTCGACGCCTTTCCAAAGACTTTGTTATCAGATACACCCATACTCACGCCACCGAACAGATAGGAATGCTGTCCGACAGAATATAAGTAATCGTAAGAGCCGTAGAAAAGATGCTGTTCAAGTTTGGTGCCATCAAACTTGTTGTCAGTATAACTCCAGTTACCCGTAAATCGGTGTTGGTTATCAATAATAACACCACCACGGAGTTGATAACTCATGTCTTCACTGTCTTTTTTATAGTTGTGACCTTTTATCGTGTCGCTTTGATAGCCAACACCTGCACCGATAAACCAGTCATTTGCAAAAACCGATGGCGACATTAATAGAGTTGTGATTGAGATTATGCCCAACGCTTTATTTACGTTTTTCATATTGTTAATCCTTTATTTTTAATACATATCTACTATCTTCTTTTTGTGCTGAATTACACCTTAATGGAGAAATTAAATTTCTAAGTTAATTTACAATTACTCAATAATTTAATTTTGTTTAATTATTTTCGATTAACGTTCAGTTTCGATTAGGCTTGTTAATCGGCGTTGGAGTGAAATAGTTTT
This DNA window, taken from Thaumasiovibrio subtropicus, encodes the following:
- a CDS encoding efflux transporter outer membrane subunit, coding for MQSRYYKVWIIGLTVLVSACSVTPELVVPDIALGSYYLSDNQHYPVVEEDGDNWWKQFDDPLLDQLIEQAQSQNITLQVAAERVKAARAYQAAVSSLKVPTVSVGVSYTGMGLSENESLGGIAVTPLPLPNGGSIQLLDEQHTNTLFGLGIAWEADLFGRMDALSAAAEVRAEQAALLKEGLLIAMTGDVIDNYLQMRGAQQRQVIVAESIEDQQRAIRLIESLVDHGIAAELDLVRAKAMLASTQAILPLLESAEVIHQQRLAILTSDNSDEFLMSLAEVKAVPAFKGGIPVGLPSELLQRRPDIRVAELEMLAANHELGAAIAAGYPRFYLSGTPGLAASDFSDLFKSSSMAWLGSATVSWNIFDGGRSEALKAVSEANVNAAVLSYEQAVNIAFSEVRTLLNAYGNTTVRYDQVLDAQQFGNEALRRANALYEAGLIDQLTLIDAQRQQLSLDDQTLNAELQLAQLAVGLYKSLGGDWQVSSQ
- a CDS encoding patatin-like phospholipase family protein, with product MSVLLSGCTVTSPRNPHENSEAYAPLAVEGLRYWDNGNLRDADRQRVKAIEASLIDRGLTKGINKMTHLALSGGGVNGAFSAGILNGWTERGDRPEFDVVTGISTGAIVSVFAYLGSEYDEQLKNYYTSTPLEEMFKANGVFRLFSHRALLNTGGFESQVRDAITKDLMTKLAVERDSGRLLLIGTTNLDNETLAIWDVGKIAQVGTPEAQALIQDLIIASSSIPGAFPAKKISVSDGERVYDELHVDGGLARQVVFAPQWYRSEHSSYAVDSQVYIVRNGYLLPRYRVIEDRLTTITERSMATIIRNQGVGDVEHIYHFAVHHDFDFNLAHIGLDFDTEEDNIYTQSYMWQLYEYGYDKVLNNTLWEEVPPSLINRL
- the gltS gene encoding sodium/glutamate symporter: MTISDTIIQLDAFSTFNLGIIVLFAGRRMTLGSRFLRQYSIPEPVSGGLLVSIAVAFSYLLTGYEITFDLAVRDVLLVYFFTTIGINASLKDLLKGGMPLTILLGLTIGYMVLQNIIGISIAQLFTLPKPVGLLGGSVSLIGGHGTAIAWAPRIESDFGISNAMEIGVACATFGLILASLMGGPIASFLIKKHQLTLPTNQEVAIDVERNTQSSIDAFQFLDAMLAIHIVIVLGYVFNEALLAIDFQLPLFVTCLFAGIVMTNLVPKNLPTLTGTAWPARKPAVALIADISLGAFLAMSLMSMQLWTLVELAWPLLTILFTQFIVAILVNIYVVFPLMGKNYDAAVVCAGFGGISLGSTPTAMANMSAVTQRYGHSHLAFVIVPLVCAFFIDLANAMVIPWLLG
- a CDS encoding outer membrane beta-barrel protein, which encodes MKNVNKALGIISITTLLMSPSVFANDWFIGAGVGYQSDTIKGHNYKKDSEDMSYQLRGGVIIDNQHRFTGNWSYTDNKFDGTKLEQHLFYGSYDYLYSVGQHSYLFGGVSMGVSDNKVFGKASTDFLWGAQVGAGIRINDNISTEIGYQYFDQDYSRGGYKIDDTHQIMASINYHF